In Sphingopyxis macrogoltabida, the sequence AACAACAATTTGAACCAGCCGCCATTGGCGAACGAGCCTTCGCACGAGGCGATGCCGTTGCCTTGCCCTGCCTTGCCGGGTTCGAGACAGTCGACCGGAATCTCGGGCAGGAAGGCGCGCACCTTCGCCAGTACCGCGCTGCGGGTGCGGGCGGGGCCGATCCCGAGCGCCGCAATGTCGCGGGCGCCGAGCGCCTTCGCATCGACGATCTTGATCGCAAGGATGTCGCCGGCGAAGATATGGACGACGCCGTCGGGGTCTTCCCACTCGCAGGCGAGGCCGTCATCGTCGCAGGAATCGCCGTTGGTCAGCCGCCCGATCGCTTGCGGCGTGCTCGGCAGGTTGAGCGGGTAGCGCGAGAAGCTCGCGTCGGCGCGATCGAACGGGTCGGCAAGGCGCTCGTCGGCATGCGCGGAGCTCGCAAAAGCGCTGGCGAACAGCGCGAGGGTGAGGGCGGCGGGCATGATCTTCATCGCATCGGGTTCCTTGGTTGTTGCATCCGGCCGCAGCTTGCCTCGTCATGGTGACAGCGTCGATGACATTGATCACACACGAGATTTTGTACCGAGCCGGCGCTCATGGTGCGCCTGCGGCCCCTTGCAATCCTGCGAGCAGCACCTCGAAATCGGGAAAGCTGGTTGCGACAGGGGCCATGTCGTCGACCGTTACCGGCGTGGTGCTGACCAGACCTGCGATGGCAAAGCTCATGCAAATGCGGTGATCGAGATGGCCGGCGATGGTTGCGCCGCCGGGCAGCGGGTCGCCGCCGGTGCCGTCGATGATCAGCCCGTCCTCGCTTTCCTCGACGCGCGCGCCGATTGCCTTGAGACCCGTCGCCATCACCGACAGCCGGTCGCTTTCCTTGACGCGCAATTCGTCGAGGCCGGTCGTCACGGTGCGCCCTTCGGCGAGGGCGGCGGCGACGAACAGGATCGGGAATTCGTCGATCATGCTGGGGGCGACGGCGGGATCGACGTCGATGCCCTTGAGCGCGCTGTGGCGGACGCGAAGGTCGGCGACGGGTTCGCCGCCGACGTCGCGGGCATCGAGCAGTTCGATGTCGCCGCCCATCGCCTGCAGAATCTCGATCAGCCCCGCACGCGTGGGGTTGAGGCCGACATTGGCGACGGTGATATCCGAACCGGGCACGATCAGCGCCGCGACGATGAAAAACGCCGCGGAAGAGGGATCGCCGGGAACGACGATCGTCTGCGGCTTCAGTTCGGCCTCGCCACGGATGCGGATATGGCGCGTGCCATCGGCATCGGTTTCGACTTCAAGGTCGGCGCCGAAGCCGCACAGCATGCGCTCGCTGTGGTCGCGTGTCGGGACCGGCTCGATCACCTCGGTGATGCCGGGGGTGTTGAGCCCGGCGAGCAGCACCGCGCTCTTCACCTGCGCCGACGCCATCGGCAGGCGGTAGGCGAGGGGAATGGCAGGCGCGAGGCCGCGCACCATCAGCGGCAGGCGGCCGCCCGGCGAGGCGCCGATGTCGGCGCCCATCTGCGAGAGCGGCTCGATGACGCGCCCCATCGGGCGGCCCGACAGGCTGGCGTCGCCGGTGAAGGTCGCGGTGATCGGGTGGCTGGCGACAAGTCCCATCAACAGCCGCGTCGAGGTGCCGCTGTTCCCCATGTCGAGTGCTTCGCGCGGCTGCAGCAGCCCGCCGACGCCGACGCCATGGATACGCCATTCGCCATCGTCGCGGCGTTCGATGCCCGCCCCCATCGCGCGCATCGCGGCGGCGGTGGCGAGAACGTCATGCCCCTCCAGCAGGCCGGTCACGCGGCTTTCGCCGACGGCCAGCGCCGACAACATCAGCGCGCGGTGCGAAATGCTCTTGTCGCCCGGAATCGCGATCCTACCTTTGAGCGGAAGGGAAGCGGAAAAGCTGCGCGGCGAGGCGGGGTGATCGGTCATGACGAGCGGCTTTTGACAGCGGCCTTGCAATCTGGCAAGGCGCACGCCGATTTGACGGATAGCTATTCAGCTGGCGTCGCTTTTCCGATATTTATATCCAGTTTCCAGAAGGTTATGAGGCGTTTATGGTGAAGGCTGAATGGGGCACGAAGCGTAGCTGCCCGAAATGCGCCACGCGATTCTATGATTTGACCAAGGATGATCCGGTAAGCTGCATCAACTGCGGCTATGCTTGGATCCCGGAATCGGTCCTGAAGTCGAAGCAGCCGATGCCGTTCGAAGAAGTCGAAAAGCCCGGCAAGGTCGTCAAGGAAGAAGGCGTCGATGAGGATCTGGATCTGGACGTCGATGTCGACGAGGACAGCGATTCGCCGGACAATGACGTCGACCTTGGCGGCGACGACGATCTGGGCGTTGCCACGGCTGACGACGACGACGACGAAAGCTGATTTTTTGGTGAGGGGCCAAAAAAGCATCGCAGGATGCATTTGGCCCCTTGCATAACGGACGTGCGCTGGTAAAGGCGGCGTCCCGGTCGCACCACCCAGGGCGACCCGCAAAATGGCACGGGGCCTTAGCTCAGCTGGGAGAGCGCTACAATGGCATTGTAGAGGTCAGCGGTTCGATCCCGCTAGGCTCCACCATTTTTGGATATCGGCGCCGGAGCGCCGTTTCTCCCATAATTATCCGGCCTTTGCCTCGCTGGCCCGCCGCCCGGCATTTCCCTCTTGCGCAACGCGTGCGCACTGCCCACATTCCTTCTATCGTCAACAAGCGAAAGGAGGTGGTCGAATGTCTCATTGTCCGATGCCCGGTGCGGCAGGAAATACGAGCATGGCCTTCCTTGCGGGGGCCCGGCTGAACTAAGCTGACCGCGTCAGGCAAGACAATGGAAGGGTCGTCCGCAAGGGCGGCCCTTCATGTCTTCATGGTCTCAAAGCGTCATGCATTGGCTTTCGACGTGTCATCCAACTTCGCCCCTGCAGAAAAATTTGCGAATGGTTCCGGTTCCGATCGGATCGAATTGGCGGTTTCGTGCGTTATCTCCGTTCTGAGGACCAATTGTGACGGAGATACAGAATGGCCTTGCTAAAGAAAGCTGCGATTTCGGCCGCAGTCCTGTCGGTGATTGCGGCGCCGATCGCGGCGGCAGCCGCGCCCGCGTTCGACGGCGCGCGCGCCACTTCGGCGAGTAAAGGAAAGAATAATCTCGACAGTGAATGGAGTGCGGCGCTCGGGGTGCTGGGCTTGATCGCGGGCGTGGTTGCCATCGCTATTGTTGCCGACAATAACGACGATCCCGTCAGCCCGTAATCACCTTCACGGGATGCAAACGGGGCGGCGCGGTTTACTGCGCCGCCTCTTCTGTTTCGAACAGCGGCTCGAGCTTGATGGGATCCGCCAGCGAAATCCGGTCGAGGATCGACGCCGTGTCATCTCGCACCCTCAGCATCAGGCTCCGCAGGCGGCATTCCGCCTCCGGCAGACAATTCTTGCAATGTTCGTGCGCATTGCGCGCGGCACAGGGAACAAGCGCGAGCGATCCGCGGGTGAGCCGCACGAGGTCGCCGTAGCTGATATCGATCGGCGGCAAGGCGAGCTGATAGCCGCCGTCGCGGCCGCGCTGCGAAATGAGCAGCCCTTCGCGCGCCATTTCCGACAGGATCACCGTCAGGAATTTCGGCGGAATATTCTGCGCTTCCGCAATATCCGCAAGCTGGACCTGCCCCTTGCCCCAATGGTCGGCAAGATGCTGAAAGGCACGGATCGTATAGCGGGTCTTCTGCGACAGCATGACCGTGGTACTGTGACATATTCAGCTTTAATTCAACCTGTCTGGATGAGATTTCGGCAAGAGTTGATGAAAATCACAGCGGGTGGCATCAGGGCGGAATAAGAGGGCCGCCTGTCGCCCGATCAGGGCAGCGATTTGGGGTGAAGCGGATGACACGCAAAATATTGGCAGTTCCGGCAGTTCTGGCAGCATGCATGCTCGCGGTCGCACCCGCACAGGCACAGTTCGGCGGATTGCTTCGCAAGGTGACGACGCCGGCGCCGAAGCCGAGCGAAGACGATAATGGCGGCTGCCCCAAGGGCAAGAAGGGCAGCGGCATCGGCCGGAATATCCTCGGCAATGTCCTGAACGATGCCGTCGGCGACGTCGCAAGCAAGGCCGGCGTCTACAGCTATGTGCCGATCGCCGAAGTCAGCGGCACGCTCACCGATGCGATCGCCTGCCGGCTCGATCCCGGCGAGCAGGTGCAGGCCGCCGCAGCGACCGAGGAAGTGACTCGCGGCGAAAAGGTCGGTGCCACCGCGAGCTGGACGAGCGAAACCCGCCCCGAAGTCAGCGGTTCGTCGACCGTGGCGTCGATCAACACCGAAAGCGGCGGGCGCAAATGCATGAACGTCAACGACTTCATCATCGTCGATGGGGAGGAGACACAGGTCTCGAAGCGCATGTGCAAGGGGCCGGGTGATACGCGCTATGTCCTTGCGGCCTAGAGCGCGATGTCATGATATTCACCCACCGCGATTGCCGCCGGAAGTTTGCCGGCAAGAAGCGTCTCGCAGGCCGGGCCGGTGGCCCGGTCCAGGGGCGCGACGCCGTCCGGCGGG encodes:
- the aroA gene encoding 3-phosphoshikimate 1-carboxyvinyltransferase, whose product is MTDHPASPRSFSASLPLKGRIAIPGDKSISHRALMLSALAVGESRVTGLLEGHDVLATAAAMRAMGAGIERRDDGEWRIHGVGVGGLLQPREALDMGNSGTSTRLLMGLVASHPITATFTGDASLSGRPMGRVIEPLSQMGADIGASPGGRLPLMVRGLAPAIPLAYRLPMASAQVKSAVLLAGLNTPGITEVIEPVPTRDHSERMLCGFGADLEVETDADGTRHIRIRGEAELKPQTIVVPGDPSSAAFFIVAALIVPGSDITVANVGLNPTRAGLIEILQAMGGDIELLDARDVGGEPVADLRVRHSALKGIDVDPAVAPSMIDEFPILFVAAALAEGRTVTTGLDELRVKESDRLSVMATGLKAIGARVEESEDGLIIDGTGGDPLPGGATIAGHLDHRICMSFAIAGLVSTTPVTVDDMAPVATSFPDFEVLLAGLQGAAGAP
- a CDS encoding TIGR02300 family protein; translated protein: MVKAEWGTKRSCPKCATRFYDLTKDDPVSCINCGYAWIPESVLKSKQPMPFEEVEKPGKVVKEEGVDEDLDLDVDVDEDSDSPDNDVDLGGDDDLGVATADDDDDES
- a CDS encoding RrF2 family transcriptional regulator translates to MLSQKTRYTIRAFQHLADHWGKGQVQLADIAEAQNIPPKFLTVILSEMAREGLLISQRGRDGGYQLALPPIDISYGDLVRLTRGSLALVPCAARNAHEHCKNCLPEAECRLRSLMLRVRDDTASILDRISLADPIKLEPLFETEEAAQ